A genomic window from Rhodococcus sp. KBS0724 includes:
- a CDS encoding 8-amino-7-oxononanoate synthase, with translation MVGNVTTSLNWLTAVETERRAAGLRRDVRPRTADSPLIDLASNDYLGLVRHPEVIAGAMTALEKWGAGSTGSRLVTGTTTDHELLELELAEFVGSDSALVFSSGYTANLGAVTALSGPESLIISDAGSHASLVDACRLSRARVVVAPHSDVDFVAEQLASRTEERALVVTDSVFSADGDLAPLRELHGVCRDNSALLLVDEAHGIGVRGSGGRGLVHEVGLAGQPDVVVTATLSKSLASQGGVVLGHSKIRAHLIDSARTFIFDTGLAPAAVGAARAALTVLRREPSRAMDVLDRASELAAITGVGTPESAVVSVVLGDPQRAYDAAAECRRQGLAVGCFRPPSVPEGTSRLRLTARASLSQADMGRIGQILGHVLAEARV, from the coding sequence ATGGTCGGAAATGTGACTACCTCGTTGAACTGGCTCACTGCCGTCGAAACGGAACGCCGCGCCGCCGGATTGCGCCGCGACGTGCGCCCGCGAACTGCCGACTCGCCGCTGATCGACCTCGCGTCCAATGACTACCTCGGATTGGTTCGTCATCCCGAAGTGATTGCCGGCGCCATGACCGCGTTGGAGAAGTGGGGCGCGGGTTCCACGGGTTCGCGACTCGTGACGGGAACAACCACCGATCACGAATTACTCGAGCTCGAACTCGCAGAGTTTGTCGGGTCGGATTCCGCCTTGGTCTTCTCGTCCGGCTACACCGCCAATCTCGGCGCGGTGACGGCCTTGTCCGGACCTGAATCGTTGATCATTTCCGACGCGGGTTCCCATGCGTCGTTGGTCGACGCGTGCCGCCTCTCGCGGGCGAGAGTCGTGGTTGCTCCGCATTCGGACGTCGACTTCGTCGCGGAGCAGCTCGCGTCACGAACCGAGGAGCGAGCCCTGGTGGTCACGGATTCGGTGTTCAGTGCAGACGGCGATCTCGCACCGCTTCGCGAGCTGCACGGCGTCTGCCGCGACAACAGCGCATTACTACTGGTCGACGAGGCCCACGGTATCGGTGTCCGGGGGAGTGGTGGGCGCGGACTCGTGCACGAAGTCGGCCTTGCGGGGCAGCCGGATGTCGTGGTGACAGCAACGTTGTCCAAGTCTCTCGCCAGTCAGGGTGGGGTTGTCTTGGGGCACAGCAAGATCCGCGCACATTTGATCGATTCTGCACGAACCTTCATCTTCGACACCGGGCTGGCGCCTGCAGCGGTGGGTGCGGCAAGGGCAGCGCTGACGGTTCTTCGCCGCGAGCCGTCCCGCGCGATGGACGTATTGGATCGTGCGTCCGAACTGGCCGCGATCACCGGCGTCGGAACACCCGAATCTGCAGTCGTATCAGTTGTTCTCGGTGATCCGCAGCGGGCGTACGACGCGGCCGCGGAGTGTCGTCGGCAGGGGTTGGCTGTCGGTTGTTTCCGGCCGCCGTCGGTTCCCGAGGGAACGTCGCGTCTGCGGCTCACCGCTCGCGCGTCCCTGTCGCAGGCCGATATGGGCCGGATCGGCCAGATTCTCGGACATGTCCTGGCGGAGGCCCGAGTATGA
- the treY gene encoding malto-oligosyltrehalose synthase — protein sequence MAPITSTYRLQLRPDAFTLHDAAGIVDYLDALGVSHLYLSPILTATSGSIHGYDVTDPTTVAEGLGGRDALVTLSGVCREHGMGLIVDLVPNHVGVAKPHENAWWWDVLTYGQESAYADFFDIDWESDNGADGKLALPVLGKAADLDTLTVDNTTGTPLLAFYEHRFPIAPGTGTGSAREIHARQAYRLVPWNAGIITYRRFFAVNELAALRQEDPRVFELCHRELKSWVDEGLIDGVRIDHPDGLADPADYLERLRSLLGPDQWIVIEKILGHNEPLDPLLPVDGTTGYDALNQLGGVFVDPSGEDELSELSGALTGNDGDSTWLHHTERQFKRETARGELASEIRRLVRAIRAETTTRCSDKALNDAVVVAIARMPVYRSDYSPLAGLTARIVGGIHELAPGHEEAFNAVAQALSGGGEAAVRFQQVCGAVMAKSVEDRLFYRTARLISRQEVGGNPAAFSVSVAEFHLANSDRARLWPAAMTSLSTHDTKRGEDVRARINVLSQTPALWSRLVQDWENVEPSPEPMTGLFLWQNIVGVWPVVEPAPDFRSRLHAYAEKAIREAALVTTWNSPDSEFETAVHTWIDNVIDGPVAASIRQLVSRIAHHAWSDSLGQKLLQICGPGIPDVYQGTELWEDSLVDPDNRRLVDFDIRRALLDNDATSVDATGAAKLHLVRTALALRRENPDWFVGGTYLPVLASGESSGHVVGFSRGPEDGQPAVVALATRHSMVLADHGWGETVIELPEGRWTDISTGTAVVSQRARDIFRAGPTALLIRSFR from the coding sequence ATGGCGCCGATCACCAGCACGTACCGCCTGCAACTGCGGCCAGACGCTTTCACGCTGCACGACGCTGCCGGCATCGTCGACTACCTTGACGCTCTGGGAGTTTCGCATCTCTATCTCTCCCCCATCCTGACCGCAACGTCCGGATCGATACACGGATACGACGTCACCGACCCCACCACCGTCGCCGAGGGTCTCGGTGGGCGAGACGCACTGGTCACGCTGTCGGGGGTGTGCCGAGAACACGGCATGGGATTGATCGTCGATCTGGTGCCCAATCACGTCGGAGTGGCCAAACCCCACGAAAATGCCTGGTGGTGGGATGTTCTCACCTACGGACAGGAATCTGCGTACGCAGACTTCTTCGACATCGATTGGGAAAGCGACAACGGCGCGGACGGAAAGTTGGCTCTCCCGGTGTTGGGGAAGGCCGCTGATCTCGACACACTGACCGTCGACAACACCACCGGGACACCACTTCTCGCTTTCTACGAACACCGGTTCCCCATCGCCCCGGGAACCGGCACCGGATCTGCTCGGGAAATCCATGCCCGTCAGGCGTACCGGCTTGTTCCGTGGAACGCGGGAATCATCACCTACCGCAGATTTTTTGCCGTCAACGAACTGGCGGCGTTGCGCCAAGAAGATCCCCGAGTTTTCGAACTCTGCCACCGTGAGCTGAAATCGTGGGTCGACGAGGGTTTGATCGACGGGGTTCGGATCGATCATCCCGATGGACTTGCCGATCCGGCGGACTACCTCGAACGCCTTCGTTCGTTGCTGGGACCGGATCAGTGGATCGTGATCGAGAAAATTCTCGGGCACAACGAGCCGCTCGATCCGCTGCTGCCCGTCGACGGCACTACCGGGTACGACGCTTTGAACCAGCTGGGCGGAGTATTTGTCGATCCCAGTGGCGAGGACGAGCTTTCCGAACTGTCCGGCGCCTTGACCGGTAACGACGGCGACAGCACTTGGCTACATCACACGGAACGTCAGTTCAAACGCGAGACGGCCCGCGGTGAACTCGCGTCCGAAATCCGACGCCTGGTGCGGGCTATTCGTGCCGAAACGACTACCCGCTGCAGCGACAAGGCGCTCAACGACGCGGTTGTGGTCGCCATCGCACGGATGCCGGTGTACCGCTCCGACTACAGCCCTCTTGCCGGGTTGACTGCTCGGATTGTCGGTGGAATCCACGAACTGGCTCCTGGCCACGAAGAAGCCTTCAACGCCGTGGCACAGGCACTGTCCGGTGGCGGCGAGGCGGCAGTGCGCTTCCAACAGGTGTGCGGCGCAGTCATGGCAAAATCCGTCGAGGACCGATTGTTCTATCGGACTGCACGATTGATCTCACGGCAAGAAGTCGGGGGCAATCCCGCCGCGTTCTCCGTCTCGGTCGCCGAGTTCCACCTTGCCAATTCCGATCGAGCTCGTCTGTGGCCCGCAGCCATGACCTCGCTGTCCACACACGACACCAAACGCGGCGAAGACGTCCGCGCTCGGATCAACGTCCTTTCTCAGACGCCGGCCCTGTGGTCGAGGCTGGTGCAGGACTGGGAAAACGTGGAGCCCAGCCCCGAACCGATGACGGGATTGTTCCTGTGGCAGAACATCGTCGGTGTCTGGCCGGTGGTTGAGCCTGCGCCCGACTTCCGCTCGCGCCTTCACGCGTACGCCGAGAAGGCAATTCGCGAGGCCGCGCTTGTGACCACGTGGAATTCTCCGGATTCGGAGTTCGAGACCGCTGTGCACACGTGGATCGACAACGTCATCGACGGCCCGGTCGCCGCGTCGATCAGACAACTGGTCTCGCGGATCGCCCACCACGCTTGGTCGGACTCGTTGGGACAGAAACTGCTTCAGATCTGCGGCCCTGGAATTCCGGACGTCTACCAAGGCACCGAACTCTGGGAAGATTCGCTCGTCGACCCGGACAACCGCCGATTGGTCGACTTCGATATCCGGCGCGCGCTGCTCGACAATGACGCTACGTCCGTCGACGCCACCGGGGCGGCAAAACTCCATCTGGTTCGCACCGCCCTGGCACTGCGACGAGAGAACCCCGACTGGTTTGTCGGCGGCACCTACCTCCCGGTTCTGGCGTCGGGTGAGAGTTCCGGGCACGTCGTCGGGTTTTCTCGCGGACCCGAAGACGGGCAACCCGCAGTTGTCGCGCTGGCCACCCGACATTCGATGGTCCTGGCTGATCACGGCTGGGGTGAGACGGTGATCGAGCTACCGGAGGGCCGCTGGACCGATATCTCGACCGGCACAGCAGTCGTGTCACAGCGGGCACGGGATATCTTCCGCGCCGGTCCTACTGCTCTGCTGATTCGCTCATTCCGGTGA
- a CDS encoding diguanylate cyclase: protein MFAVEKSTSTAALRHSLLIGVIVFVACLVGILSRLPGTLAVFWPTNALLLGLLVRAPRLATVPMWVCAVGGYLAADLVTGASFESALWLGASNMIGVVGGFYAFRWVGMEDRQLSSIRSVVYLVSMTMVAAAITGCVGGAANVVLFGGTWSAGWILWFSGNLVNYMTIVPLVLTFPSLRQEDRDPEASARILGLSVIPAVLLGVCILLEWVIGGAGAIAFAMPALVTAALLTNVFVTSLMTAISTVCTLVLTADGHLGTAVEGLSAVSASVRIGLALLATAPIAVACVIYERRRALDALTEAVMLDDLTGALRRDEFMRKSTDAIESLQSGLPVSVLMMDLDHFKKVNDTLGHRTGDTVLVAFADQVRRHLDHTALFARLGGEEFVVLLIDTDLDEATRTAEIIREAQQEQSMTTLGELGPTVSIGVACSPNGDADVAGMIDCADEALYLAKKFDRNCTVSLTARS from the coding sequence TTGTTTGCGGTAGAAAAGTCGACGTCAACTGCGGCGCTGCGACACAGCCTGCTGATCGGTGTCATTGTTTTTGTGGCGTGCCTGGTCGGGATTCTCAGTAGGCTTCCCGGGACCCTCGCCGTGTTCTGGCCGACAAATGCGTTGCTACTCGGCCTGCTTGTTCGTGCCCCACGTTTGGCAACTGTTCCCATGTGGGTGTGTGCGGTAGGCGGTTATCTTGCCGCCGATCTTGTCACCGGCGCTTCGTTCGAGTCAGCTCTGTGGCTCGGCGCCAGCAACATGATCGGCGTTGTGGGAGGGTTCTACGCCTTTCGATGGGTCGGAATGGAAGACCGGCAGCTTTCGAGTATCCGGTCGGTGGTTTACCTCGTATCCATGACCATGGTTGCTGCGGCGATTACAGGATGCGTCGGCGGCGCCGCGAACGTGGTCCTGTTCGGCGGCACGTGGTCGGCAGGTTGGATTCTCTGGTTCTCGGGCAACCTCGTCAACTACATGACAATTGTTCCGCTGGTACTGACCTTCCCGTCACTTCGACAGGAGGACCGAGACCCTGAGGCCTCGGCCAGGATCCTTGGCCTGTCCGTGATTCCGGCAGTGTTGTTAGGAGTCTGCATTCTGCTCGAATGGGTCATTGGTGGTGCCGGGGCAATTGCGTTTGCTATGCCTGCACTTGTCACGGCGGCACTACTGACCAATGTCTTCGTCACGTCACTGATGACAGCCATTTCGACCGTATGTACGTTGGTCTTGACCGCCGACGGGCATCTGGGAACCGCTGTCGAAGGGTTGTCCGCTGTCAGTGCTTCCGTGCGGATCGGCTTGGCGCTGTTGGCAACCGCACCGATCGCGGTTGCCTGCGTGATCTATGAACGTCGACGCGCTCTCGATGCTCTGACCGAAGCTGTGATGCTCGACGATCTGACTGGAGCGCTTCGCCGCGACGAATTCATGCGCAAAAGTACCGATGCCATCGAATCCCTCCAGTCTGGCCTGCCGGTGAGCGTCCTGATGATGGACCTTGACCACTTCAAGAAGGTCAACGACACTTTGGGCCATCGGACCGGGGACACCGTCCTTGTTGCCTTTGCAGATCAAGTGCGGCGCCATCTTGATCACACTGCACTGTTTGCACGCCTGGGCGGTGAGGAGTTCGTCGTGCTGTTGATCGACACGGATCTCGACGAGGCAACGCGAACAGCAGAAATAATTCGCGAGGCGCAGCAGGAGCAATCGATGACAACGCTCGGAGAACTCGGTCCGACTGTCAGTATCGGTGTGGCGTGTTCGCCAAACGGTGACGCCGACGTGGCCGGCATGATCGATTGCGCCGACGAAGCGCTGTATCTGGCAAAGAAGTTCGACCGCAACTGCACCGTGTCTCTAACTGCCAGAAGTTGA
- the bioD gene encoding dethiobiotin synthase yields the protein MSILVVTGTSTDVGKTVVTAALASLALQSGRSVAVLKPAQTGVELGEPGDLADIDRLTGGGVTLAELARYPDPLAPDTAARRSGLPMLTMDAVVARARELDATHDLTLIEGAGGVLVRLGVDNFTVRDVAAKLEVPAVLVAAAGLGTLNHCALSVEALKHRGVRCSGLVIGSWPDEPGLAERCNQEDLESVTGVPLLGSMPAGSGGVTPEEFLRLAKKGLDAQIDQFISRDQTDYGVATGSRNQCNDECH from the coding sequence ATGAGCATTCTTGTAGTGACGGGGACGTCAACGGACGTCGGAAAGACCGTGGTGACGGCAGCATTGGCGTCGCTGGCGCTGCAGTCCGGTCGCTCGGTTGCCGTCCTCAAGCCGGCGCAGACCGGCGTCGAACTCGGTGAACCCGGCGACCTGGCCGACATCGATCGTCTGACTGGCGGCGGCGTCACGTTGGCCGAATTGGCGCGCTACCCCGATCCCTTGGCGCCCGACACCGCCGCGCGCCGTAGCGGCCTTCCGATGTTGACCATGGACGCTGTGGTGGCCCGTGCCCGAGAATTGGATGCCACTCACGACCTGACACTGATCGAAGGTGCCGGCGGAGTGCTGGTTCGCCTCGGCGTCGACAATTTCACCGTGCGCGATGTCGCAGCGAAACTCGAGGTTCCTGCCGTTCTGGTTGCTGCTGCTGGGTTGGGAACGCTCAACCACTGCGCGCTCAGTGTGGAAGCACTGAAGCACCGAGGTGTTCGGTGCTCCGGACTGGTGATCGGGTCGTGGCCGGATGAACCTGGCCTGGCCGAGCGATGCAACCAAGAGGATCTGGAATCAGTGACCGGAGTTCCGTTGCTTGGATCGATGCCTGCCGGCAGTGGCGGGGTAACTCCCGAGGAATTCTTGCGCCTGGCAAAGAAGGGTCTTGATGCGCAGATCGACCAGTTCATCTCTCGGGACCAGACCGACTACGGTGTCGCTACTGGATCGCGCAATCAATGTAACGACGAATGTCATTGA
- a CDS encoding acyl-CoA dehydrogenase family protein, with product MSTQTVVDMESVEHFRTRARDWIRDNLGPTDPKANIGVMRAEGPDEDELAYVAEQRALQRRLFDAGLAGICFPREYGGQGLTRAHQRALNEELAGYAYAERLQSPTFVPCAAVLLEFGTEEQKQRHIPAILKGEEIWMQMLSEPSGGSDVAGAVTSAVRDGDDWVLNGSKIWTTGAWWSDWALCLARTNWDVPKHRGLTVFMVPLDCVGMEVNRIELLSGSREFCQEFMTDVRVPDSDRIGEINDGWTVGTRWMFHERMLSNSPYATMAAGSTQRGTKMPELLAVARDAGRLNDPVSRDLIGEARMLELANNALQHRVVQGITTGVMSDQAASIARLMAGLMSTRLVTIIYEFTGPAGAAWDDDDGTVGDCATDYLGQQVWCIAGGTTEMARNAISERVLGMPRERTHEQNIAFRDIPKSRSTSGS from the coding sequence GGGACCCGACGAAGACGAACTCGCCTACGTCGCGGAGCAACGTGCACTTCAGCGACGACTGTTCGACGCAGGCCTTGCCGGGATCTGCTTTCCCCGGGAGTACGGCGGGCAGGGCCTCACTCGCGCTCACCAGCGGGCATTGAACGAGGAACTCGCCGGTTACGCATACGCCGAACGATTGCAATCTCCGACATTTGTGCCGTGCGCCGCAGTGCTTCTCGAATTCGGCACCGAAGAACAGAAGCAGCGCCACATCCCCGCCATCTTGAAGGGCGAGGAGATCTGGATGCAAATGCTCTCCGAGCCGAGTGGCGGCTCCGACGTTGCCGGTGCGGTCACTTCCGCTGTTCGAGACGGCGACGACTGGGTTCTGAACGGATCGAAGATCTGGACTACCGGTGCATGGTGGTCCGATTGGGCTCTGTGCCTGGCCAGAACAAACTGGGACGTACCCAAGCATCGCGGCCTGACCGTGTTCATGGTGCCGCTCGATTGCGTCGGCATGGAAGTGAACCGCATCGAGTTGCTCAGTGGCTCGCGCGAATTCTGTCAAGAGTTCATGACCGACGTCAGGGTTCCGGACAGTGACCGAATCGGCGAAATCAACGACGGCTGGACCGTCGGCACACGCTGGATGTTCCACGAACGAATGCTGTCGAATTCCCCGTACGCGACCATGGCCGCGGGCAGCACACAACGAGGAACCAAGATGCCGGAACTGCTTGCCGTCGCGCGCGATGCGGGACGATTGAACGACCCCGTCAGCCGTGATCTCATCGGTGAGGCACGGATGCTGGAGCTGGCCAACAACGCGTTACAGCATCGAGTTGTCCAGGGCATCACCACCGGCGTCATGTCAGATCAGGCCGCGAGTATCGCCCGATTAATGGCCGGTCTGATGTCTACCCGGTTGGTGACGATCATCTACGAGTTCACCGGACCTGCCGGGGCCGCATGGGACGACGACGACGGTACAGTCGGCGACTGCGCCACGGACTATCTCGGTCAACAGGTATGGTGCATCGCCGGCGGGACCACCGAAATGGCTCGCAACGCCATCAGCGAGCGAGTCCTCGGTATGCCGCGTGAACGCACGCACGAGCAGAACATCGCCTTCCGGGACATCCCGAAGAGCCGATCAACTTCTGGCAGTTAG
- the glgX gene encoding glycogen debranching protein GlgX: MEQSPTDKPASTPIAVWPGSAYPLGATYDGAGTNFSLFSEVADAVELCLIAKDGTETRIRMDEVDGYVWHAYLPSVSPGQRYGYRVHGPYDPSAGLRCDPSKLLLDPYGKAFAGDFDGDRSLFSYDIEAPAIEAADMAEPNTEDTTPDISEESTPDTTVVEEAEAEETAISETAILETAILKTGAEETPDDDTDDTAIEVTAIDDDELVDEPATLSFPQHDSLGHTMSTVVINPFFDWASDRSPGRPYHETVIYEAHVKGMTAAHPGIPEELRGTYAGLAHPVIIDHLTNLGVTAIELMPVHQFMHDQVLLDQGLRNYWGYNTFGFLAPHTDYSSATKPDAAVAEFKAMVRSFHQAGIEVILDVVYNHTAEGNHLGPTICFRGIDNAAYYRLVDGDGAHYMDYTGTGNSLNARHPHTLQLIMDSLRYWVTEMHVDGFRFDLASTLARELHDVDRLSAFFDLVQQDPVVSQVKLIAEPWDIGEGGYQVGNFPGLWTEWNGKYRDTVRDYWRGEPATLGEFASRLTGSSDLYEATGRRPGASINFVIAHDGFTLHDLVSYNEKHNEANGEDNNDGESHNRSWNCGVEGPTDDPEILELRARQSRNILATLMLSQGTPMLAHGDEMGRTQLGNNNVYCQDSELSWMDWSLAETNADLVEFTKRAIALRAKNPVFRRRRFFEGRPIRSGDQSRDIAWLTPAGEEMTPADWDSGFGKSLAVFLNGEAIPEPNYRGERVVGDSFLLCFNAHYEDMEFSTPNSDYAAEWTVVLDTSVPTGESDVVIKAGTVLDVRARALMVLRRTA; this comes from the coding sequence ATGGAGCAGTCGCCGACAGACAAACCTGCCAGCACACCGATCGCCGTGTGGCCGGGCAGCGCATACCCTCTTGGCGCGACGTACGACGGCGCAGGCACCAACTTCTCACTGTTCTCCGAAGTGGCCGACGCCGTCGAGCTATGCCTGATCGCCAAGGACGGAACCGAAACCCGAATCCGGATGGACGAGGTGGACGGATACGTCTGGCACGCCTATCTGCCCTCGGTATCTCCCGGCCAGCGCTACGGCTACCGGGTGCACGGTCCGTACGATCCATCGGCCGGATTGCGCTGTGATCCCAGCAAGTTGTTGCTCGACCCGTACGGCAAGGCCTTTGCCGGCGACTTCGACGGTGATCGTTCGCTGTTCTCTTACGACATCGAAGCGCCTGCCATCGAAGCGGCCGACATGGCTGAACCCAACACCGAAGACACGACTCCCGACATCAGCGAAGAATCCACTCCCGACACGACAGTGGTCGAAGAAGCCGAGGCCGAAGAAACAGCGATTTCGGAAACAGCGATCCTGGAGACAGCGATCCTGAAAACCGGGGCGGAGGAAACACCCGACGACGACACCGACGACACTGCAATCGAAGTCACTGCGATCGACGACGACGAGTTGGTCGACGAACCCGCGACACTGTCTTTCCCACAGCATGATTCACTCGGCCACACGATGTCCACGGTCGTGATAAATCCGTTCTTCGACTGGGCGTCGGATCGATCACCTGGGCGTCCGTACCACGAAACCGTGATCTACGAGGCACACGTCAAGGGCATGACAGCGGCACACCCCGGAATTCCGGAGGAGCTGCGCGGAACCTATGCCGGACTGGCGCATCCGGTCATCATCGACCACCTGACCAACCTCGGAGTCACGGCCATCGAACTGATGCCGGTACACCAATTCATGCACGATCAGGTTCTCCTCGACCAGGGACTGCGAAACTACTGGGGATACAACACCTTCGGATTCCTTGCCCCGCACACCGACTACTCGTCGGCCACCAAACCCGATGCTGCGGTGGCGGAGTTCAAGGCGATGGTGCGCAGTTTCCATCAGGCCGGCATCGAGGTAATCCTCGACGTCGTCTACAACCACACCGCAGAAGGTAACCATCTGGGGCCCACCATCTGTTTCCGCGGCATCGACAACGCTGCATACTATCGCCTGGTCGACGGCGACGGCGCTCACTACATGGACTACACCGGCACCGGTAACAGCCTCAATGCGCGCCATCCGCACACGTTGCAACTCATCATGGACTCGCTGCGTTACTGGGTCACCGAAATGCACGTCGACGGATTCCGCTTCGACCTCGCGTCCACACTGGCCCGCGAACTGCACGACGTCGACCGGCTGTCCGCATTCTTCGATCTGGTGCAACAAGATCCGGTTGTCAGTCAGGTCAAACTGATTGCCGAGCCGTGGGACATCGGGGAAGGCGGCTACCAGGTCGGAAACTTCCCCGGACTGTGGACCGAATGGAACGGCAAGTACCGCGACACGGTTCGTGACTACTGGCGCGGTGAGCCGGCGACACTCGGTGAATTCGCATCCAGGCTCACCGGATCGTCCGATCTCTACGAAGCGACCGGTCGACGCCCCGGCGCCAGCATCAATTTTGTCATCGCCCACGACGGTTTCACTCTTCACGACCTCGTCTCGTACAACGAGAAGCACAACGAAGCCAATGGCGAGGACAACAACGACGGTGAATCGCACAATCGATCCTGGAACTGCGGGGTCGAAGGCCCCACCGACGATCCTGAGATCCTCGAACTCCGGGCGCGCCAAAGTCGCAACATTCTTGCCACCTTGATGCTGAGCCAGGGCACCCCGATGCTCGCCCACGGCGACGAGATGGGCCGAACTCAGCTGGGCAACAACAACGTCTACTGTCAGGACTCCGAACTGTCCTGGATGGACTGGTCACTGGCGGAGACCAACGCCGACCTTGTCGAGTTCACCAAACGGGCTATCGCATTGCGCGCCAAGAACCCCGTGTTCCGGCGTCGACGATTCTTCGAGGGACGGCCCATCCGCAGTGGTGATCAGAGCCGCGACATCGCGTGGCTCACTCCCGCCGGCGAGGAAATGACACCGGCGGACTGGGACAGCGGCTTCGGAAAATCGTTGGCTGTGTTCCTCAACGGCGAAGCTATCCCCGAGCCCAACTATCGCGGCGAGCGTGTTGTCGGCGATTCGTTCCTGCTGTGTTTCAACGCCCACTACGAAGATATGGAATTCTCGACACCTAATTCCGACTACGCGGCGGAGTGGACGGTGGTGCTCGATACCTCGGTGCCCACCGGCGAAAGTGATGTCGTCATCAAAGCCGGAACAGTGCTCGACGTCCGGGCTCGTGCATTGATGGTCCTTCGCAGAACGGCCTGA
- a CDS encoding adenosylmethionine--8-amino-7-oxononanoate transaminase, which translates to MHTLGLESDTVSAIDAAHLWHPYGAFPATTEPLVVDSAQGATLTLSDGTQLVDGMSSWWAAIHGYRNPVLDAAAVAQLGKMSHVMFGGLTHEPAAKLAKLLVDITPVGLDKVFLSDSGSVAVEVAVKMCLQYWRSLGKPSKNRLMTWRGGYHGDTFTPMSVCDPDGGMHSLWTDVLRAQVFADAPPTEYQAEYVRHLDGLLAAHHHELAAVIVEPVVQGAGGMRFHDPAYLVDLRVLCDKYNVLLVFDEIATGFGRTGKLFAADHADVSPDVLCVGKALTGGYVSLAATLCTTDIAEAITAGEGGGLMHGPTFMGNPLACAIAVASTELLLAMDWRRDVRRLTEGLDRGLADARSIRGVKDARVLGGIGVLELDHPVDMRSATDAAVRSGVWLRPFRNLIYTMPPYLCSTDEVEQITAAMLEVARSQARRG; encoded by the coding sequence GTGCACACACTCGGACTGGAATCAGACACCGTCTCCGCAATCGACGCCGCGCATCTCTGGCATCCGTACGGAGCCTTTCCGGCAACAACCGAACCACTGGTCGTCGACAGCGCACAGGGCGCCACCTTGACCTTGTCCGACGGCACCCAACTCGTCGACGGTATGAGTTCGTGGTGGGCCGCGATCCACGGCTACCGCAATCCTGTTCTCGATGCCGCCGCAGTAGCCCAACTCGGCAAGATGAGTCACGTCATGTTCGGCGGACTCACTCATGAACCTGCGGCAAAGCTCGCCAAACTCCTCGTAGATATAACCCCAGTGGGGCTCGACAAGGTTTTTCTCTCGGACTCCGGTTCCGTTGCCGTCGAGGTTGCCGTCAAGATGTGCCTGCAGTACTGGCGCAGTCTCGGAAAACCGTCGAAGAACCGCCTGATGACGTGGCGCGGCGGGTACCACGGCGACACGTTCACCCCGATGAGTGTCTGTGATCCCGACGGCGGCATGCACTCCCTGTGGACCGACGTACTCCGCGCTCAGGTGTTTGCGGACGCACCGCCAACCGAGTATCAAGCCGAGTACGTTCGGCACCTCGACGGACTGCTCGCGGCACATCACCACGAACTGGCGGCGGTCATCGTCGAGCCGGTCGTGCAGGGCGCCGGCGGTATGCGATTCCACGACCCCGCCTATCTTGTCGACCTTCGAGTGCTCTGCGACAAATACAACGTCCTTCTGGTCTTCGACGAAATCGCGACCGGATTCGGCCGAACCGGCAAACTGTTCGCCGCCGATCACGCCGACGTCAGCCCGGATGTCCTGTGCGTCGGTAAAGCACTGACCGGTGGATATGTGAGCTTGGCGGCCACTCTGTGCACCACCGACATAGCCGAGGCCATCACCGCCGGCGAGGGCGGCGGCCTGATGCACGGACCGACGTTCATGGGCAATCCACTGGCCTGCGCAATCGCCGTCGCGTCCACCGAACTACTGCTGGCGATGGACTGGCGACGCGACGTGCGGAGACTGACCGAGGGACTCGATCGAGGACTCGCCGACGCACGGTCGATCCGAGGCGTGAAAGACGCCCGAGTCCTCGGCGGCATCGGAGTCCTCGAACTCGACCACCCGGTCGACATGCGCAGCGCCACCGACGCTGCAGTCCGATCCGGTGTGTGGCTGCGCCCGTTCCGCAATCTCATTTACACGATGCCGCCCTATCTCTGCTCCACCGACGAAGTGGAACAGATCACGGCCGCAATGCTCGAAGTCGCCCGCAGCCAGGCCCGACGAGGTTGA